Within Nematostella vectensis chromosome 1, jaNemVect1.1, whole genome shotgun sequence, the genomic segment CttcatgtattttttatgtcTAATTCTAATTCATAGTACAGCAACAGAACATACACACATTGTCCATTCGCTTCATGATGCTTGACCCAAGACCGTGCTTTGGGACAGCTCAACATTAAAACGCCTGCATCTTGCTGATTGGCTGTTTGTAACAGCTCACATATTTTCTTTCCTGAAGTGTGTTTTCGGGTCGAGCATTGTTGCTGTGCTCCATTGTTGTTTGAGTGTTTTGAGGTACAAGAGGCCTCAATCAAGTTTCTTGCTATgtctacccctccccccctaccccacccctcctccccattcggaggttgacaggtacaGTATGTCATTGCCTAGCTCTTGCACACCCGAATTTCAGAGGAAGCCTTTAATATTATTCAGCTGCAGGTTAAAGCATATACTATAAACCTAGTCCTACCTGGTTGATTTTCAcagtttgtttttttccaaacTCTTTATTTGTCAGATCAGCTATAACAACCTCAGGACATCTTTCTGCTTCTTGTCTAAAAGACAGAGGGTAGAACGCATTTCATTGAAGTAACTGGATTTATCCACAATAAATCACTAAAATGACTTACTGTACTCTCCTAAGGTACTCTAATCCTGTAGTTGGTAGCTTTGTCTCGTCGTATTCCTCAAAATATTCATCGCTTTCTTCAAGAAAACCGAGAACTGGCTCCATTTGACTTGACAGAGATTAGTCAGCGGATATCCATGTAGACATTTACTTCATGTGTTTTACTTGAGGTACCCTATGACTTCTTTCTGTGAAAGAAAAGTAATGATTATTTCACATGAAGTACTATGGTCAGATAAGGTATTTACTTGATGCATTAATTTTGGAATGTCTCTTTCAATATCTCAGAGCAGTAAAGCTTACATAAATTTCAGCAGCATCCCGAAAGATATGGCGCTTGGAGAAATACAAACTTACGGTTTTGTTGCCGCGTGCTTATTGGGAATCACAGCGATTGTTACATTTATCGGCTTCGTACATGAACAGTTAAACAAGGATAAAACAGAAGACGGAGCTGAGAAAGATATTAAACCTTGCTTTCATAGtgaaaaatcagaaaaatcagaaaaaagtCTTCAGGAGACAGTTGTTGAGTCATCATCTAGCGACTGGCAGGGCGAGTTGACCAATGATCAAGTCAAGGCACTGGTGGCTTATCTGGACAGAGTGGATGACGATGGATCTCTAGAAAAGCTTCTTGTCACGATAGCAAACTGCTGCGCGTTTACAAACAACCAGGTAATTCTTAAAAATGTGGGGTTGATGGAAATTCTCAGGCCTCCCTCCAATATTTCCCacttctttcctttttttcaggaaaaaaGCAGGAAATATTGGAAGGGTGCTCAGGCacacaaccccccccccccccccccccccacacacacacacacacacacgacAAAGAATGGATTTTGCACCACCAGGAACTCCAATTTCCAATTTATAGGAGTGATTTCTAAAAATTGCATGCTTAAAAATACTTGTATTTCTTTGGTTACCCCCAATCTAaagccatattttttttaaagccccccccctttaACACCTCTATAGTTCATGGACATTTTTCAAGGAATTACTGCCTTCTTTTCCTTTCAATGAACACTCATTGCCAAGGAGTTCAAGTCCCTAGACACAGGGGAAGGTTGTTATAAAAAAtggctttatttatttatttttccttttttcttatcTTAGATTCTTTTTGCTAAATGTGGTGCCATCCCAAAGCTCCTTTTCCTATTATCAAAGCACGAGAGCAGTAAGATTAGAACAAAAGCTGTACAAACTCTGGCCAACCTCGCAAATTGTCTGGAGAACCAGCATTACATTAAGGTAATAACCATCTTTGGCTAACAGTGCACCCAGGATTTGCAGGGGGAGGGATGCACCAGTATACAGAGTTTAAGATTGGGCAATTTATCAGAATAAGACTTTTTCGCAGCTGTGAACACAGGGGATTCCAAGAAAGAACTCAGAAAAATCTCTGAAAAAAGGTGGACTGTAAAATCTTGTGAGATGAGGCTAACATGTGGGATTTTCTCACCTGGGGCTCAATTTTAGATTTCAAACTTGATGTTATGATCTTATCTTGTCTGATGCCAATTATACTTTATCAAATTGTGAATTTTCAGGATTCGCTGCCTGGTCTGATCAATAAACTTGTCAGTTTACCTGGATTGcaggaagaagaagaaactGTTGCAATACTTCATTTACTTGTGAACATGTCTATAGTGAATACATGGCATGGTGCTATTGTTACTGGCACCTCAAACATCCTACAAGTCATTTCTAGTTCCccacacaaaacaaaggtaGTAAAGAAGCtgactcttttttataagcgCTTCAAAAATGTGTACACAGCAATGTTGTGTGAAATCTCTTAGATAACTACAACTTTAATAACAACAACTCTAATAACTACAACTTTACTGTCTCTGATATTTCAAAATGTCTTGTTTCTGCTTTTGTCGCTTCTTTCTAACTTTTCTAAACTCTTATCCCAAGaccatagctgtatttttttctgagGGGAGACtgctgttgtttttattttctgggtggggtggggagaTGATAGACACCCTTTTCTCCTATCCAATCTAGTAACTACTTGACTGTTTACTTACAGACTAATGCATTAAGGCTACTTGTGAACTTATCCTGCAGTCCAGAAAATACAAGAAGACTATTGGAAGAAAAGGCAAGAAGCACTGTCATGTGACAACTTTTAATCCAAACAAGTAATTTCCTTTATTGTATTCACACAGGTTCTGGATGAAATGTGTACATTGCTGAATGTATGCACAGCAGAGGATGACGCCCTTAGAATTATCACAATCATCGCTAACATTttgagttttgaaaaaaaggatCCTCAGGTACTGTAAGAAAAgcacataaataaataatgaaataGTCTGCCAGTGTCACTATGAAAACAAGCCATCCTCTTTTactcttttttctattttgttgtGTAACTGCATAGTCTCCCTCACAGCCGTTCTGGTCTCCAAGTGCCGCCTAGCATGATTAGTCCAGAATAGCTGCGAGGGAGACTATGTATTGCACAGAAAGAAGCATTCTTATTTAGACAAAACATAATTTCAATGCATTTAGAAAGCCTTTATTTGTCATTACCTAACTGTGCCTCTTTGTTTTAGCTTCGTCACCTTATAACAGATACACGAGCAGCACTACAAGTCAAACTTGCATCACTGAGAGGGGATCACATGGCTAATGGGAACATCACAGACATGATAGATAGAGCTAATCAGCTTTTGGCTGAGTTTCAGTAGCGACCCTTAGTCCAGTGTATTAAATGAGTAAGCTTGGGACTAAAACAACTGCATTCTGACCTCTTGTACAAAAGGCCTCTATCAGTACCATCACCATTAAACCTCAGTACTAGTGACACTGCTTTTATTAGCAGGCACAGGATGAGCGCAGGTGACATATGTAGCCAGGGTCGTGCCCCCTTTATTGACAGCTAATAATTTTCTCTGTTGTCACTGTTCCTATAAAAAGTTCCAAAAACATTCTGTTCTTATGTGGTTTTCTCCTCTACTGGCACCTTTTCAGTGGTTGTGAGGGAAATAAGAGTGTCCATTATCTGTGACTGTGTCACTCCCGCTGTTGGTACTTGTTCTATTTTAC encodes:
- the LOC5503920 gene encoding armadillo repeat-containing protein 10 isoform X1 — translated: MSLSISQSSKAYINFSSIPKDMALGEIQTYGFVAACLLGITAIVTFIGFVHEQLNKDKTEDGAEKDIKPCFHSEKSEKSEKSLQETVVESSSSDWQGELTNDQVKALVAYLDRVDDDGSLEKLLVTIANCCAFTNNQILFAKCGAIPKLLFLLSKHESSKIRTKAVQTLANLANCLENQHYIKDSLPGLINKLVSLPGLQEEEETVAILHLLVNMSIVNTWHGAIVTGTSNILQVISSSPHKTKTNALRLLVNLSCSPENTRRLLEEKVLDEMCTLLNVCTAEDDALRIITIIANILSFEKKDPQLRHLITDTRAALQVKLASLRGDHMANGNITDMIDRANQLLAEFQ
- the LOC5503920 gene encoding uncharacterized protein LOC5503920 isoform X2, with protein sequence MSLSISQSSKAYINFSSIPKDMALGEIQTYGFVAACLLGITAIVTFIGFVHEQLNKDKTEDGAEKDIKPCFHSEKSEKSEKSLQETVVESSSSDWQGELTNDQVKALVAYLDRVDDDGSLEKLLVTIANCCAFTNNQILFAKCGAIPKLLFLLSKHESSKIRTKAVQTLANLANCLENQHYIKDSLPGLINKLVSLPGLQEEEETVAILHLLVNMSIVNTWHGAIVTGTSNILQVISSSPHKTKVLDEMCTLLNVCTAEDDALRIITIIANILSFEKKDPQLRHLITDTRAALQVKLASLRGDHMANGNITDMIDRANQLLAEFQ